In a genomic window of Theropithecus gelada isolate Dixy chromosome 15, Tgel_1.0, whole genome shotgun sequence:
- the RANBP6 gene encoding ran-binding protein 6 isoform X1, with protein sequence MAATASAGVPATVSEKQEFYQLLKNLINPSCMVRRQAEEIYENIPGLCKTTFLLDAVRNRRAGYEVRQMAAALLRRLLSSGFEEVYPNLPADVQRDVKIELILAVKLETHASMRKKLCDIFAVLARNLIDEDGTNHWPEGLKFLIDSIYSKNVVLWEVALHVFWHFPGIFGTQERHDLDIIKRLLDQCIQDQEHPAIRTLSARAAAAFVLANENNIALFKDFADLLPGILQAVNDSCYQDDDSVLESLVEIADTVPKYLGPYLEDTLQLSLKLCGDSRLSNLQRQLALEVIVTLSETATPMLKKHTNIIAQAVPHILAMMVDLQDDEDWVNADEMEEDDFDSNAVAAESALDRLACGLGGKVVLPMTKEHIMQMLQSPDWKYRHAGLMALSAIGEGCHQQMESILDETVNSVLLFLQDPHPRVRAAACTTLGQMATDFAPNFQKKFHETVIAALLRTMENQGNQRVQSHAASALIIFIEDCPKSLLVLYLDSMVKNLHSILVIKLQELIRNGTKLALEQLVTTIASVADTIEEKFVPYYDIFMPSLKHIVELAVQKELKLLRGKTIECISHIGLAVGKEKFMQDASNVMQLLLKTQSDLNNMEDDDPQTSYMVSAWARMCKILGKDFQQYLPLVIEPLIKTASAKPDVALLDTQDVENMSDDDGWQFVNLGDQQSFGIKTSGLEAKATACQMLVYYAKELREGFVEYTEQVVKLMVPLLKFYFHDNVRVAAAESMPFLLECARIRGPEYLAQMWQFICDPLIKAIGTEPDTDVLSEIMNSFAKSIEVMGDGCLNDEHLEELGGILKAKLEGHFKNQELRQVKRQEENYDQQVEMSLQDEDECDVYILTKVSDILHSLFSTYKEKILPWFEQLLPLIVNLICSSRPWPDRQWGLCIFDDIIEHCSPTSFKYVEYFRWPMLLNMRDNNPEVRQAAAYGLGVMAQFGGDDYRSLCSEAVPLLVKVIKCANSKTKKNVIATENCISAIGKILKFKPNCVNVDEVLPHWLSWLPLHEDKEEAIQTLSFLCDLIESNHPVVIGPNNSNLPKIISIIAEGKINETINYEDPCAKRLANVVRQVQTSEDLWLECVSQLDDEQQEALQELLNFA encoded by the coding sequence ATGGCGGCGACCGCGTCTGCAGGGGTGCCGGCGACTGTGTCAGAAAAGCAAGAGTTTTACCAGCTTCTGAAGAACCTGATCAATCCAAGCTGTATGGTGCGGAGGCAAGCAGAGGAAATCTATGAAAATATCCCAGGTCTGTGTAAGACTACCTTCCTCTTAGATGCCGTCAGAAATAGAAGAGCAGGTTATGAGGTGAGACAAATGGCTGCCGCACTGCTACGACGGCTTTTGTCCTCTGGGTTTGAGGAGGTTTATCCAAATCTGCCTGCTGATGTTCAGAGGGATGTCAAGATTGAACTGATTCTGGCTGTTAAGTTAGAAACACATGCTAGCATGAGGAAAAAACTTTGTGATATTTTTGCAGTGCTGGCCAGGAATTTGATAGATGAGGATGGTACTAACCACTGGCCGGAAGGACTGAAGTTTCTTATTGATTCAATCTACTCTAAAAATGTGGTTCTATGGGAAGTTGCACTTCACGTTTTCTGGCACTTTCCTGGGATTTTTGGGACCCAAGAGCGGCATGATTTGGATATCATCAAACGGTTGTTGGACCAATGTATTCAAGATCAAGAACATCCAGCAATCAGGACATTATCCGCTAGAGCTGCAGCTGCATTTGTACTTGCTAATGAGAATAATATTGCTCTTTTCAAAGACTTTGCAGACTTGCTTCCTGGAATCTTACAGGCTGTGAATGACTCATGCTACCAGGATGATGATTCAGTGCTAGAATCCCTTGTCGAGATTGCAGATACCGTACCTAAGTACTTGGGTCCTTATTTAGAAGATACTCTACAGTTGAGTTTGAAGTTATGTGGAGACTCTAGGCTTAGTAATCTGCAGCGCCAGCTGGCCCTCGAAGTTATAGTGACCTTGTCTGAAACTGCCACTCCGATGttgaaaaaacatacaaatattattGCACAGGCAGTTCCTCATATATTAGCAATGATGGTTGATCTACAAGATGATGAGGACTGGGTAAATGCTGATGAAATGGAAGAAGATGATTTTGACAGCAATGCAGTTGCTGCGGAGAGTGCACTAGACAGACTGGCTTGTGGGCTTGGTGGAAAAGTTGTTTTACCAATGACCAAGGAGCATATCATGCAGATGCTTCAGAGCCCTGACTGGAAGTATCGACATGCTGGATTAATGGCCTTATCTGCTATTGGAGAAGGATGCCATCAACAAATGGAATCAATTCTAGATGAAACAGTTAACTccgttttgctttttcttcaggATCCTCATCCAAGGGTGAGGGCTGCAGCCTGTACTACACTTGGACAGATGGCTACAGATTTTGCACCtaatttccaaaagaaatttcATGAAACAGTGATTGCAGCTCTGTTACGTACCATGGAAAATCAAGGTAATCAGCGTGTGCAATCACATGCAGCTtctgctcttattatttttattgaagacTGCCCCAAATCATTGCTAGTTCTATATTTGGATAGTATGGTGAAAAATCTACATTCCATCTTGGTGATTAAACTTCAAGAGTTGATTCGGAATGGAACTAAATTGGCTTTGGAACAACTTGTGACAACCATTGCATCAGTTGCAGatacaatagaagaaaaatttgtcCCATATTATGATATATTCATGCCCTCACTAAAGCACATCGTTGAGCTTGCTGTTCAGAAGGAACTTAAGCTTCTGAGAGGAAAAACTATTGAGTGCATTAGCCATATTGGTCTTGCCGTTGGGAAGGAAAAATTTATGCAAGATGCATCAAATGTGATGCAGCTGTTGTTGAAGACACAATCAGACTTAAATAATATGGAAGATGATGACCCTCAGACCTCTTACATGGTTTCAGCATGGGCTAGAATGTGTAAAATTCTTGGAAAAGATTTTCAACAGTACCTTCCACTAGTTATCGAGCCTCTTATTAAGACTGCTTCAGCTAAACCTGATGTTGCTCTCTTAGACACACAGGATGTGGAGAATATGAGTGATGATGATGGCTGGCAATTTGTAAATCTTGGAGACCAGCAGAGTTTTGGAATTAAAACTTCAGGACTTGAAGCAAAAGCAACTGCTTGCCAAATGTTGGTTTACTATGCTAAGGAGTTAAGGGAAGGGTTTGTGGAATATACAGAACAAGTTGTGAAGCTGATGGTTCCtttactgaaattttatttccatgaCAATGTTCGAGTGGCAGCAGCAGAGTCCATGCCTTTTCTCCTGGAATGTGCAAGAATTCGTGGCCCAGAGTATCTTGCACAGATGTGGCAATTCATATGTGACCCCTTAATCAAGGCTATTGGTACTGAACCGGATACAGATGTGCTCTCGGAAATAATGAATTCTTTTGCAAAGTCCATTGAAGTTATGGGAGATGGTTGCCTTAATGATGAACACTTGGAAGAACTGGGAGGAATACTGAAAGCAAAACTTGAAGGGCACTTTAAAAACCAAGAATTGAGACAGGttaaaagacaggaagaaaactaTGATCAACAGGTTGAGATGTCTCTGCAAGATGAGGATGAATGTGATGTTTATATTCTGACCAAAGTATCAGATATTTTGCACTCATTATTTAGTACTTATAAGGAAAAGATTTTACCATGGTTTGAACAACTACTTCCATTAATTGTAAATCTAATTTGTTCAAGTAGGCCATGGCCAGACAGACAGTGGGGATTGTGCATATTTGATGACATCATAGAGCACTGCAGTCCAACTTCATTTAAATATGTAGAATATTTTCGGTGGCCAATGCTACTAAATATGCGAGATAACAACCCTGAAGTCAGGCAAGCTGCTGCTTATGGCCTGGGTGTCATGGCACAGTTTGGTGGAGATGATTATCGTTCTTTATGTTCAGAAGCTGTTCCACTGCTGGTAAAAGTTATTAAGTGTGCAAattccaaaaccaaaaaaaatgtcATTGCTACAGAGAACTGTATCTCAGCAATAGGGAAGATTTTGAAGTTTAAGCCTAACTGTGTAAATGTAGATGAAGTTCTTCCACACTGGTTATCATGGCTTCCACTGCATGAAGATAAAGAGGAAGCTATTCAGACTTTGAGTTTTCTCTGTGACCTAATTGAAAGTAACCACCCAGTTGTAATTGGTCCAAATAATTCCAATCTTCCCAAAATAATCAGTATAATTGCAGAAGGAAAAATTAATGAGACTATTAACTATGAAGATCCTTGTGCCAAACGTCTAGCTAATGTCGTGCGTCAGGTACAGACTTCTGAAGATTTATGGTTGGAATGTGTATCGCAACTTGACGATGAACAGCAGGAAGCCTTACAGGAGTTGCTAAATTTTGCTTGA
- the RANBP6 gene encoding ran-binding protein 6 isoform X3 codes for MAATASAGVPATVSEKQEFYQLLKNLINPSCMVRRQAEEIYENIPGSSSKGEGCSLYYTWTDGYRFCT; via the exons ATGGCGGCGACCGCGTCTGCAGGGGTGCCGGCGACTGTGTCAGAAAAGCAAGAGTTTTACCAGCTTCTGAAGAACCTGATCAATCCAAGCTGTATGGTGCGGAGGCAAGCAGAGGAAATCTATGAAAATATCCCAG gATCCTCATCCAAGGGTGAGGGCTGCAGCCTGTACTACACTTGGACAGATGGCTACAGATTTTGCACCtaa
- the RANBP6 gene encoding ran-binding protein 6 isoform X2: MAATASAGVPATVSEKQEFYQLLKNLINPSCMVRRQAEEIYENIPGLCKTTFLLDAVRNRRAGYEDPHPRVRAAACTTLGQMATDFAPNFQKKFHETVIAALLRTMENQGNQRVQSHAASALIIFIEDCPKSLLVLYLDSMVKNLHSILVIKLQELIRNGTKLALEQLVTTIASVADTIEEKFVPYYDIFMPSLKHIVELAVQKELKLLRGKTIECISHIGLAVGKEKFMQDASNVMQLLLKTQSDLNNMEDDDPQTSYMVSAWARMCKILGKDFQQYLPLVIEPLIKTASAKPDVALLDTQDVENMSDDDGWQFVNLGDQQSFGIKTSGLEAKATACQMLVYYAKELREGFVEYTEQVVKLMVPLLKFYFHDNVRVAAAESMPFLLECARIRGPEYLAQMWQFICDPLIKAIGTEPDTDVLSEIMNSFAKSIEVMGDGCLNDEHLEELGGILKAKLEGHFKNQELRQVKRQEENYDQQVEMSLQDEDECDVYILTKVSDILHSLFSTYKEKILPWFEQLLPLIVNLICSSRPWPDRQWGLCIFDDIIEHCSPTSFKYVEYFRWPMLLNMRDNNPEVRQAAAYGLGVMAQFGGDDYRSLCSEAVPLLVKVIKCANSKTKKNVIATENCISAIGKILKFKPNCVNVDEVLPHWLSWLPLHEDKEEAIQTLSFLCDLIESNHPVVIGPNNSNLPKIISIIAEGKINETINYEDPCAKRLANVVRQVQTSEDLWLECVSQLDDEQQEALQELLNFA, encoded by the exons ATGGCGGCGACCGCGTCTGCAGGGGTGCCGGCGACTGTGTCAGAAAAGCAAGAGTTTTACCAGCTTCTGAAGAACCTGATCAATCCAAGCTGTATGGTGCGGAGGCAAGCAGAGGAAATCTATGAAAATATCCCAGGTCTGTGTAAGACTACCTTCCTCTTAGATGCCGTCAGAAATAGAAGAGCAGGTTATGAG gATCCTCATCCAAGGGTGAGGGCTGCAGCCTGTACTACACTTGGACAGATGGCTACAGATTTTGCACCtaatttccaaaagaaatttcATGAAACAGTGATTGCAGCTCTGTTACGTACCATGGAAAATCAAGGTAATCAGCGTGTGCAATCACATGCAGCTtctgctcttattatttttattgaagacTGCCCCAAATCATTGCTAGTTCTATATTTGGATAGTATGGTGAAAAATCTACATTCCATCTTGGTGATTAAACTTCAAGAGTTGATTCGGAATGGAACTAAATTGGCTTTGGAACAACTTGTGACAACCATTGCATCAGTTGCAGatacaatagaagaaaaatttgtcCCATATTATGATATATTCATGCCCTCACTAAAGCACATCGTTGAGCTTGCTGTTCAGAAGGAACTTAAGCTTCTGAGAGGAAAAACTATTGAGTGCATTAGCCATATTGGTCTTGCCGTTGGGAAGGAAAAATTTATGCAAGATGCATCAAATGTGATGCAGCTGTTGTTGAAGACACAATCAGACTTAAATAATATGGAAGATGATGACCCTCAGACCTCTTACATGGTTTCAGCATGGGCTAGAATGTGTAAAATTCTTGGAAAAGATTTTCAACAGTACCTTCCACTAGTTATCGAGCCTCTTATTAAGACTGCTTCAGCTAAACCTGATGTTGCTCTCTTAGACACACAGGATGTGGAGAATATGAGTGATGATGATGGCTGGCAATTTGTAAATCTTGGAGACCAGCAGAGTTTTGGAATTAAAACTTCAGGACTTGAAGCAAAAGCAACTGCTTGCCAAATGTTGGTTTACTATGCTAAGGAGTTAAGGGAAGGGTTTGTGGAATATACAGAACAAGTTGTGAAGCTGATGGTTCCtttactgaaattttatttccatgaCAATGTTCGAGTGGCAGCAGCAGAGTCCATGCCTTTTCTCCTGGAATGTGCAAGAATTCGTGGCCCAGAGTATCTTGCACAGATGTGGCAATTCATATGTGACCCCTTAATCAAGGCTATTGGTACTGAACCGGATACAGATGTGCTCTCGGAAATAATGAATTCTTTTGCAAAGTCCATTGAAGTTATGGGAGATGGTTGCCTTAATGATGAACACTTGGAAGAACTGGGAGGAATACTGAAAGCAAAACTTGAAGGGCACTTTAAAAACCAAGAATTGAGACAGGttaaaagacaggaagaaaactaTGATCAACAGGTTGAGATGTCTCTGCAAGATGAGGATGAATGTGATGTTTATATTCTGACCAAAGTATCAGATATTTTGCACTCATTATTTAGTACTTATAAGGAAAAGATTTTACCATGGTTTGAACAACTACTTCCATTAATTGTAAATCTAATTTGTTCAAGTAGGCCATGGCCAGACAGACAGTGGGGATTGTGCATATTTGATGACATCATAGAGCACTGCAGTCCAACTTCATTTAAATATGTAGAATATTTTCGGTGGCCAATGCTACTAAATATGCGAGATAACAACCCTGAAGTCAGGCAAGCTGCTGCTTATGGCCTGGGTGTCATGGCACAGTTTGGTGGAGATGATTATCGTTCTTTATGTTCAGAAGCTGTTCCACTGCTGGTAAAAGTTATTAAGTGTGCAAattccaaaaccaaaaaaaatgtcATTGCTACAGAGAACTGTATCTCAGCAATAGGGAAGATTTTGAAGTTTAAGCCTAACTGTGTAAATGTAGATGAAGTTCTTCCACACTGGTTATCATGGCTTCCACTGCATGAAGATAAAGAGGAAGCTATTCAGACTTTGAGTTTTCTCTGTGACCTAATTGAAAGTAACCACCCAGTTGTAATTGGTCCAAATAATTCCAATCTTCCCAAAATAATCAGTATAATTGCAGAAGGAAAAATTAATGAGACTATTAACTATGAAGATCCTTGTGCCAAACGTCTAGCTAATGTCGTGCGTCAGGTACAGACTTCTGAAGATTTATGGTTGGAATGTGTATCGCAACTTGACGATGAACAGCAGGAAGCCTTACAGGAGTTGCTAAATTTTGCTTGA